A genome region from Deinococcus sp. KNUC1210 includes the following:
- the recA gene encoding recombinase RecA codes for MAMGQIEKQFGKGAIMRLGADTRLDIQTISTGSLSLDLALGVGGIPRGRVTEIYGPESGGKTTLALAIIAQAQKAGGTAAFIDAEHALDPVYARALGVNTDELLVSQPDNGEQALEIMELLVRSGAVDIVVVDSVAALTPRAEIEGDMGDSLPGLQARLMSQALRKLTGILSKTNTAAIFINQVREKIGVMYGNPETTTGGRALKFYASVRLDVRKIGQPTKIGNDSVANTVKIKTVKNKVAAPFKEVELSLVYGKGFDQLSDLVTLAADMDIVKKAGSFYSYGDERIGQGKEKAMAYIGERPAMEQEIRDRVMAAIKAGAAGRPEIAAVAEIADVAMDAN; via the coding sequence ATGGCGATGGGGCAGATCGAGAAGCAGTTCGGCAAGGGCGCGATCATGCGCCTGGGGGCCGACACCCGGCTCGACATCCAGACGATCAGCACCGGCAGCCTGAGCCTCGATCTGGCGCTGGGCGTCGGCGGCATTCCGCGTGGACGGGTCACCGAGATCTATGGCCCCGAGTCGGGCGGCAAGACCACGCTGGCGCTCGCCATCATCGCGCAGGCGCAGAAAGCGGGTGGCACGGCGGCCTTTATCGACGCCGAGCACGCTCTGGACCCGGTGTATGCCCGCGCTCTGGGCGTGAACACCGATGAACTGCTGGTGTCGCAGCCCGACAACGGCGAGCAGGCGCTGGAGATCATGGAGCTGCTCGTTCGCAGCGGCGCCGTCGATATCGTGGTGGTGGACAGCGTGGCTGCCCTGACGCCGCGTGCGGAAATCGAAGGTGACATGGGCGACAGCCTGCCGGGTCTGCAGGCCCGCCTGATGTCGCAGGCGCTCCGCAAGCTGACGGGCATCCTGTCGAAGACCAATACCGCCGCTATCTTCATCAATCAGGTGCGCGAGAAGATCGGCGTGATGTACGGCAACCCCGAGACCACCACCGGAGGCCGGGCGCTGAAGTTCTACGCCAGCGTGCGTCTCGACGTGCGAAAGATCGGCCAGCCCACCAAGATCGGCAACGATTCGGTGGCCAACACGGTCAAGATCAAGACCGTGAAGAACAAGGTCGCGGCTCCCTTCAAGGAAGTCGAGCTTTCGCTGGTGTACGGCAAGGGCTTCGATCAGCTCTCCGATCTGGTCACGCTGGCCGCCGACATGGACATCGTGAAGAAGGCGGGATCGTTCTACAGCTACGGCGACGAGCGCATCGGACAGGGCAAGGAAAAGGCCATGGCCTATATCGGTGAGCGCCCCGCGATGGAACAGGAAATCCGTGACCGCGTGATGGCCGCCATCAAGGCGGGCGCAGCGGGCAGGCCGGAAATCGCGGCGGTGGCCGAGATCGCTGACGTGGCGATGGACGCCAACTGA
- a CDS encoding N-acetylmuramoyl-L-alanine amidase, with amino-acid sequence MWTRTVLLTTLLGLPGAALAATPPADPFLRSGPQAQPPSLGPVGVPAQPGAVQSGVPSGSGGSAASAPAAASVTGFGTPRFSSTGSSTRVVFDLPPGVSYTITPTFTGLRLDARGVTVRPLHLTRPGASVADYTLTPVPGGAQAILVTPFPLGTTDGWTAHETNISTGGQVLILTFGSTLTGGADATVSGSVQTVAAPSAAPVPAASINPQPGNPQLGTPPTAVPSSDLPPGDTSTPLTPATLPATTPALAGSTDVSRLTLGVIPGTTLAGVDGPVVGPPRVGKNPGLTRVVLDLPPGTGFRLTPLPLGLRVDLTGVSAPSSVLQSSPLSPELQGWSVSPTLTGISYTFVTGSAITLRSGWRDVLLPPAPGSTLSRLAIDLAPALADTSPLGRLALAPLVSQRRSVLAFSGDPARPRVVLDPGHGGIDPGAVGIVTEKVITLDVARRVRSDLSAAGIDVLMTRDGDTQLSRDKATDLSMRAAMGTNVAQLYVSIHVNSTEGASLLRGYGIETWWNRNNPNSQALAQVLQRDVVASTAAYSRGLQSGRSLAVLRENKLPAALVEVGFTSHPVDGQNLLDSNYLDRVAFGIASGIRDALASQLGANWR; translated from the coding sequence GTGTGGACGCGCACCGTTCTGCTCACAACGCTGCTGGGTCTTCCCGGTGCTGCCCTGGCCGCGACTCCACCTGCCGACCCCTTCCTGAGGAGTGGCCCCCAGGCGCAGCCGCCCAGCCTCGGCCCCGTCGGTGTCCCGGCGCAGCCAGGAGCCGTGCAGTCGGGTGTGCCGTCCGGAAGCGGCGGCAGCGCAGCTTCGGCCCCTGCCGCCGCTTCCGTCACCGGGTTCGGCACGCCGCGCTTCAGCAGCACCGGCAGCAGCACCCGCGTGGTCTTCGATCTGCCGCCGGGTGTGTCGTACACCATCACGCCCACCTTCACCGGGCTGCGGCTCGACGCCCGTGGCGTCACGGTGCGCCCCCTCCATCTGACGCGGCCGGGCGCCTCGGTGGCCGACTACACCCTGACGCCCGTGCCAGGCGGCGCACAGGCGATTCTGGTCACGCCGTTTCCGCTTGGAACGACCGACGGCTGGACGGCTCACGAAACCAATATCTCGACCGGCGGGCAGGTCCTGATCCTGACCTTCGGCTCGACGCTGACCGGCGGGGCCGACGCCACCGTCAGTGGCAGCGTGCAGACGGTGGCGGCTCCCTCGGCTGCGCCGGTTCCTGCCGCCAGCATCAACCCGCAGCCGGGAAACCCGCAACTCGGCACGCCGCCCACAGCCGTGCCCAGCAGCGACCTGCCGCCGGGCGACACCAGCACGCCGCTCACACCGGCCACCCTGCCCGCCACCACGCCCGCTCTGGCAGGCAGCACCGACGTGTCGCGCCTGACGCTGGGTGTGATTCCCGGTACCACCCTGGCAGGTGTAGACGGTCCGGTCGTGGGGCCGCCCAGAGTAGGCAAGAATCCTGGCCTGACCCGCGTGGTCCTCGATCTGCCGCCCGGCACCGGCTTTCGGCTCACGCCGCTGCCGCTGGGCCTGCGGGTCGATCTGACCGGAGTCAGCGCTCCCAGCAGTGTCCTGCAATCCTCGCCGCTGTCGCCCGAACTTCAGGGCTGGAGCGTGTCGCCCACCCTGACCGGCATTTCCTACACCTTCGTGACCGGTTCGGCCATCACCCTGCGGAGTGGCTGGCGCGACGTGCTGCTTCCGCCCGCGCCGGGCAGCACCCTCTCGCGGCTCGCCATCGACCTCGCCCCTGCCCTGGCCGACACCTCGCCGCTGGGCAGACTGGCACTGGCTCCGCTGGTGAGTCAGCGCCGGAGCGTGCTGGCCTTCAGCGGCGATCCAGCCCGGCCCCGCGTGGTGCTCGATCCCGGCCACGGCGGCATCGACCCCGGCGCAGTGGGCATCGTGACCGAGAAGGTCATCACGCTCGATGTGGCCCGCCGTGTTCGCAGCGACCTGAGCGCCGCCGGAATCGACGTGCTGATGACCCGCGACGGGGATACGCAGCTCAGCCGCGACAAGGCCACCGATCTGAGCATGCGGGCCGCGATGGGCACCAACGTCGCCCAGCTGTATGTGAGCATTCACGTCAACAGCACCGAGGGCGCGTCGCTGCTGCGCGGGTACGGCATCGAGACGTGGTGGAACCGCAACAACCCCAACTCGCAGGCCCTCGCCCAGGTGCTCCAGCGCGACGTGGTCGCCAGCACCGCCGCCTATTCACGGGGGTTGCAGAGCGGGCGCTCGCTGGCGGTGCTGCGCGAAAACAAGCTTCCGGCGGCGCTCGTCGAGGTCGGATTTACCAGTCATCCGGTCGATGGACAGAATCTGCTCGACAGCAATTATCTTGACCGGGTGGCGTTTGGAATCGCGTCGGGCATTCGCGACGCGTTGGCGTCTCAGCTGGGTGCCAACTGGCGCTGA
- a CDS encoding NUDIX hydrolase, producing MSPADPARHSNWPLLVPDEEQPWKTLSSTQISPPPREMRRDALVTQAGAELEYVYRPRGPRAVFILPITSAGEAVLIRQYRYPLRATISEVVAGGVESGEDLLAAAARELKEEVGGTAGEWVPLPSFYAQPSSSGVVFYPLLALGVTLGEAQHEASELIEPLVLPLPEAYRRLDAGEIFDGPSSLTMFHARRVLQERGLL from the coding sequence ATGTCGCCCGCCGATCCTGCTCGCCATTCCAACTGGCCGCTGCTGGTGCCCGATGAAGAACAGCCCTGGAAGACGCTGTCGAGCACGCAGATTTCGCCGCCGCCACGCGAGATGCGCCGTGACGCGCTCGTCACCCAGGCGGGTGCAGAACTGGAATACGTATACCGTCCACGCGGCCCCCGCGCCGTGTTCATCCTGCCGATCACGTCGGCGGGGGAAGCGGTGCTGATTCGTCAGTACCGCTATCCGCTGCGGGCGACCATCAGCGAGGTGGTGGCGGGCGGTGTGGAGAGCGGCGAGGACCTGCTGGCAGCGGCAGCCCGCGAACTGAAAGAAGAGGTGGGCGGCACGGCGGGCGAATGGGTGCCGTTGCCCAGCTTCTACGCGCAGCCGAGCTCCAGCGGCGTGGTGTTCTATCCGCTGCTGGCACTCGGCGTGACGCTGGGAGAAGCGCAGCATGAAGCGAGCGAACTGATCGAACCGCTGGTGCTGCCGCTTCCGGAAGCGTACCGACGCCTTGACGCCGGAGAGATCTTCGACGGCCCCAGCAGCCTCACGATGTTTCATGCGCGGCGGGTATTGCAGGAACGTGGGCTGCTGTGA
- a CDS encoding YigZ family protein — protein sequence MSLTPFTTVAGLHRSDAVIENSEFLAFCTRAETPEAALAWIKALRAERPDATHVCWAYVIGAAYRFSDDGEPGGTAGQPILRAIQGQQLDQVAAAVVRYYGGTNLGTGGLARAYGGTAAECLRTAPRLEVRPRVQVSVHVPFERVSTLYHLLGGLDVERGEEVYGQDGLQLALGVYPDEVERLTQELRDATRGAGSVVTEEE from the coding sequence GTGAGTCTGACGCCCTTTACCACTGTGGCAGGGCTGCACCGCTCCGACGCGGTGATCGAGAACAGCGAATTCCTGGCGTTCTGCACGCGGGCAGAGACTCCGGAAGCGGCGCTGGCCTGGATCAAAGCTCTCCGCGCCGAGCGCCCCGACGCCACCCACGTCTGCTGGGCCTACGTGATCGGGGCGGCCTACCGCTTCTCGGACGATGGCGAGCCGGGCGGCACGGCGGGTCAGCCGATCCTGCGGGCCATTCAGGGGCAGCAGCTCGATCAGGTGGCGGCGGCGGTAGTGCGCTACTACGGCGGCACCAACCTGGGCACAGGTGGCCTGGCCCGCGCCTACGGGGGGACGGCTGCCGAATGCCTGCGAACCGCGCCCCGGCTGGAGGTGCGGCCACGCGTACAGGTCAGCGTTCACGTCCCGTTTGAGCGCGTCAGCACGCTGTATCACCTGCTGGGTGGCCTGGATGTGGAAAGGGGAGAGGAAGTCTACGGTCAGGACGGGCTGCAACTGGCGCTGGGCGTGTACCCGGACGAGGTGGAGCGGCTGACCCAGGAGCTGAGAGACGCGACGCGGGGAGCGGGCAGCGTCGTGACGGAGGAAGAGTGA
- the thpR gene encoding RNA 2',3'-cyclic phosphodiesterase has protein sequence MSSGAAGKRGLRVRRDSEQAISPPAGAAQAVRKAKAKPGPARPAAQQERFLRLFFAVELPAALAGELAAAQQKLSQNWRRVEVQQLHITLAYLPGVPQSRVAELRALGQRLADSVPPLALRLRGTGYHPNVGSPRVWFVKVEGEGLTELAARFQADVEALGFPTEGAFQPHITLARKKGPAPRVPPLTFGQSWTAPQFSLIHTFLPRDKTGPVYDTVSRFAFTGQPSPTPAVPTEAPTNTEGPISAAPISEDDHGKAR, from the coding sequence ATGAGCAGCGGCGCGGCGGGCAAACGCGGTCTGCGGGTTCGTCGCGACTCGGAACAGGCAATCTCGCCCCCGGCAGGGGCCGCACAGGCCGTCAGAAAGGCGAAGGCGAAGCCGGGACCTGCTCGACCTGCTGCACAGCAGGAGCGCTTTTTAAGGCTGTTCTTCGCCGTCGAGCTTCCGGCAGCCCTGGCAGGCGAACTGGCGGCGGCCCAGCAGAAACTCAGTCAGAACTGGCGACGGGTCGAGGTGCAGCAGCTGCACATTACCCTCGCCTATCTGCCGGGCGTGCCTCAGAGTCGTGTAGCAGAGCTGCGGGCGCTCGGACAGCGGCTGGCAGACAGCGTGCCGCCGCTGGCTCTGCGCCTCCGGGGCACCGGCTACCATCCAAATGTCGGCAGTCCCCGCGTGTGGTTCGTGAAAGTCGAGGGCGAGGGGCTGACCGAGCTGGCAGCCCGTTTTCAGGCGGACGTGGAGGCGCTGGGCTTTCCGACCGAGGGCGCGTTTCAGCCGCATATTACGCTGGCCCGCAAGAAAGGTCCGGCCCCACGCGTGCCGCCCCTGACGTTTGGCCAGAGCTGGACAGCTCCGCAGTTCTCTCTGATTCATACGTTTCTGCCACGCGACAAGACCGGACCGGTCTACGACACCGTGAGCCGTTTCGCGTTCACGGGCCAGCCGAGCCCCACACCGGCTGTTCCCACTGAAGCACCGACCAACACAGAAGGACCAATCAGCGCAGCACCGATTTCGGAGGACGACCATGGAAAAGCCAGGTAA